In Solidesulfovibrio carbinoliphilus subsp. oakridgensis, the sequence CGTTTCCTTCTTGCCGGGTGCCTTGATCTCCACCCGCCGCATGACGATGCTTGTCACGTCCTGGCCGGTGTCGGCGTCTGTCCAACCGGTCCCAACCGCTTCAGGCTCGAAAGCCATGTCGGCCGGGGGCTCGTGGTCCTTGGCTTTCGTGCAGGACAGCACGCGGATGTCGTCCTTGGGCTCAAGGCGGTATTCCCAATCCAGGGCGGCCCGGAAAGCAGAAGCCCCACGTGCACGATCCGCAGCAGCAAGGCCGGTATGGTGAACAACGATCACGGCGCAGTCGAATTGCACGCGGATGTCGTCCAGGGCCGCGACGAAGCGGCTCATGTCTTGGGTGGAATTTTCGTCCCCCCCGCCAAAATTACGCGCCAGGGTGTCAACGATGACCAGCTGGGGCGCACCGATGCCTTTGGCGAGGACTTGGACGGCGGCTACGGCCTCGGCCACGGAGTCCGAGTCAAGAAAGGCGACGGGGGAGTTTGAGACGTAAAAGGGGACAGTGGGCGCTTCCAGGCCGTGGTGGATGAGCCACACGCGCAGCCGCTTGCCGATTCCGGCAAAGCCCTCGCCGCAGACGTAGACCACCGGCCCGGCAGCAAGGATGGGGTGGCCGTGCCAGTCCCGCCCACTCGCCACGCAGAGGCCCATATCCAGTGCGACGAAGGACTTCATGCCAGCGGAAGGGCCATAGATGCTGGCGAGAGTCCCCACCTCCAAGTAGTCGCGGACCAGCCACCGGGGCCGCATCGGAGTGGCGCAAAGGTCTACAGCAGGCAGCAAGGAGAACTTCCGCACGCTGCCGGGCTGACTCCCTCCGGTCCCATGCTCTGCCGCTTCTTGGGCCACCCGGGCCGCGACCTGGGCACGAAGGTCTTCGACAGTAGGAATCATGCCTGGGACTCCATCCGGCCGCGCAGGGCCTCGGCCCGAACCTCGCACCAGTCTACAGCGCGA encodes:
- a CDS encoding helicase RepA family protein; this encodes MIPTVEDLRAQVAARVAQEAAEHGTGGSQPGSVRKFSLLPAVDLCATPMRPRWLVRDYLEVGTLASIYGPSAGMKSFVALDMGLCVASGRDWHGHPILAAGPVVYVCGEGFAGIGKRLRVWLIHHGLEAPTVPFYVSNSPVAFLDSDSVAEAVAAVQVLAKGIGAPQLVIVDTLARNFGGGDENSTQDMSRFVAALDDIRVQFDCAVIVVHHTGLAAADRARGASAFRAALDWEYRLEPKDDIRVLSCTKAKDHEPPADMAFEPEAVGTGWTDADTGQDVTSIVMRRVEIKAPGKKETPLKGANKVAYEALMALCTTWDVLKQSAKPVDVETWREEAYRRSISPSPEQGARQRAFHRALTALRDSGHILVENDFYWPSSLPRHPRQDQTSPDNCLGTTQTDKTTTLKGCLACLGAETENQGVLI